The following proteins are encoded in a genomic region of Magnolia sinica isolate HGM2019 chromosome 1, MsV1, whole genome shotgun sequence:
- the LOC131239325 gene encoding homeobox-leucine zipper protein ROC2-like isoform X1: MPAGVMIPARYVPPLMVRSGAGFGTSGLTLGQPNMLEGQQQHLPHPLDMTLTPESEMVKMRDDDFESKSGSDNLEGGASGEDQDPNQRPRKKRYHRHTQHQIQEMEAFFKECPHPDDKQRKELSRELGLEPLQVKFWFQNKRTQMKTQHERHENTQLRSENEKLRTENMRYKEALSNASCPNCGGPTALGEMSFDEHHLRIENVRLREEIDRISGIAAKYVGKPMVPYPPIPPSIPQRSSLDLAVGNFGVQPGIGGEMYASGDLLRSVSGQSEIEKPMVIELAVAAMEELIRMAQLGEPLWLPDLDGSAEILCEDEYVRTFPRGIGPKPFGLKSEASRESAVVIMNHINLVEILMDVNQWSSVFSGIVSRAITLEVLSTGVAGNYNGALQVMSAEFQVPSPLVPTRESYFVRYCKQHSDGTWAIVDVSLDSLRPNPVLRCRRRPSGCLIQEMPNGYSKVIWVEHVEVDDRAVHSIYRPLVNSGLAFGARRWVATLDRQCERLASTMASNIPAGDVGVITSQDGRKSMLKLAERMVISFCAGVSASTAHTWTTLSGSGAEDVRVMTRKSIDDPGRPPGIVLSAATSFWLPVPPKRVFDFLRDENSRNEWDILSNGGVVQEMAHIANGRDPGNSVSLLRVNSANSNQSNMLILQESCTDSTGSYVIYAPVDIVAMNVVLNGGDPDYVALLPSGFAILPDGPTIHGGGSGEVGSGGSLLTVAFQILVDSVPTAKLSLGSVATVNSLIACTVDRIKAAVTCDKNSVV, encoded by the exons ATGCCGGCGGGAGTCATGATTCCGGCAAGATACGTGCCGCCGTTAATGGTGAGGAGTGGAGCGGGATTTGGGACGTCTGGGCTTACTCTTGGTCAG CCAAACATGTTAGAGGGCCAACAGCAGCACCTCCCTCACCCTCTTGACATGACCCTCACTCCCGAAAGCGAAATGGTAAAGATGCGAGATGACGACTTCGAGAGCAAATCCGGCAGTGATAACCTCGAAGGTGGGGCGTCCGGGGAGGACCAAGATCCCAATCAACGGCCCAGGAAGAAGCGCTACCATCGCCATACCCAGCATCAGATCCAAGAAATGGAAGC atTTTTCAAAGAATGCCCGCATCCAGATGACAAGCAAAGGAAAGAGCTGAGTCGCGAATTAGGGCTGGAGCCTCTGCAAGTCAAGTTCTGGTTCCAAAACAAGCGCACCCAAATGAAG ACCCAACATGAGCGCCATGAGAACACGCAGTTGcgatctgaaaatgaaaagctccgGACTGAAAACATGCGATATAAAGAAGCTCTAAGCAATGCTTCATGCCCCAACTGCGGTGGCCCCACAGCCCTAGGTGAAATGTCATTCGACGAGCATCATCTGAGGATTGAGAATGTTCGTttacgagaagag ATCGATAGGATTTCGGGGATAGCTGCGAAGTATGTCGGCAAGCCCATGGTACCGTATCCTCCAATCCCACCTTCCATTCCTCAACGTTCTTCACTTGATCTTGCGGTTGGGAATTTCGGGGTGCAGCCAGGAATTGGTGGGGAAATGTATGCTTCAGGCGATCTCCTTAGGTCAGTCTCAGGGCAGTCAGAGATAGAGAAGCCAATGGTTATCGAGCTGGCAGTTGCAGCAATGGAAGAGCTTATAAGAATGGCGCAGCTCGGAGAGCCCTTATGGCTGCCGGACCTTGATGGGTCTGCTGAGATTCTATGTGAAGATGAATATGTCCGAACATTTCCTAGGGGTATTGGACCAAAACCATTTGGGCTGAAATCAGAGGCTTCTCGTGAATCGGCGGTCGTGATTATGAATCATATCAACCTTGTTGAGATCCTTATGGATGTG AATCAATGGTCAAGCGTATTCTCTGGCATCGTCTCGAGGGCTATAACACTGGAAGTCCTATCAACTGGAGTAGCTGGGAACTATAATGGAGCATTGCAAGTG ATGTCAGCAGAATTCCAAGTCCCGTCCCCATTAGTACCAACTCGAGAGAGTTACTTTGTAAGGTACTGTAAACAGCATTCAGATGGAACATGGGCAATCGTTGATGTTTCATTGGATAGTTTACGCCCTAACCCTGTGTTGAGATGTCGAAGAAGGCCATCAGGCTGTTTGATCCAAGAAATGCCAAATGGTTACTCGAAG GTTATATGGGTGGAACATGTGGAAGTCGATGACAGAGCTGTTCACAGTATTTACAGACCGCTCGTTAACTCGGGTCTTGCATTTGGGGCAAGAAGATGGGTCGCCACTTTAGATCGACAGTGTGAGCGCCTTGCGAGTACCATGGCCAGTAACATTCCTGCTGGAGATGTTGGCG TGATCACAAGTCAAGATGGGAGAAAGAGCATGCTGAAGCTTGCTGAGAGGATGGTCATTAGCTTTTGTGCTGGGGTTAGTGCTTCAACTGCTCACACATGGACTACTCTATCAGGAAGTGGGGCTGAAGATGTTAGGGTCATGACTAGAAAGAGCATTGATGATCCTGGAAGGCCCCCTGGTATTGTACTAAGTGCTGCAACTTCCTTCTGGCTTCCAGTTCCACCCAAGAGAGTCTTCGATTTCCTTCGCGATGAGAATTCTAGAAACGAG TGGGACATCCTGTCAAATGGTGGTGTCGTTCAAGAAATGGCCCACATTGCCAATGGCCGAGATCCAGGGAACTCCGTTTCTCTATTGCGCGTAAAT AGCGCGAATTCAAACCAGAGCAACATGCTGATATTACAAGAGAGTTGCACCGATTCAACGGGCTCTTACGTAATTTATGCACCTGTGGACATCGTTGCAATGAATGTGGTTCTCAACGGCGGTGATCCGGACTATGTTGCGCTTCTGCCTTCGGGATTTGCCATACTTCCTGATGGGCCCACAATTCATGGAGGAGGAAGTGGCGAGGTGGGGTCCGGTGGATCTCTCCTGACCGTCGCATTTCAAATCTTGGTCGATTCGGTGCCAACAGCGAAGCTATCGCTCGGATCGGTGGCGACGGTTAATAGTCTAATAGCTTGCACCGTGGATAGGATCAAAGCTGCGGTTACATGTGACAAGAATTCGGTCGTCTAA
- the LOC131239325 gene encoding homeobox-leucine zipper protein ROC2-like isoform X2, which yields MPAGVMIPARYVPPLMVRSGAGFGTSGLTLGQPNMLEGQQQHLPHPLDMTLTPESEMVKMRDDDFESKSGSDNLEGGASGEDQDPNQRPRKKRYHRHTQHQIQEMEAFFKECPHPDDKQRKELSRELGLEPLQVKFWFQNKRTQMKTQHERHENTQLRSENEKLRTENMRYKEALSNASCPNCGGPTALGEMSFDEHHLRIENVRLREEIDRISGIAAKYVGKPMPGIGGEMYASGDLLRSVSGQSEIEKPMVIELAVAAMEELIRMAQLGEPLWLPDLDGSAEILCEDEYVRTFPRGIGPKPFGLKSEASRESAVVIMNHINLVEILMDVNQWSSVFSGIVSRAITLEVLSTGVAGNYNGALQVMSAEFQVPSPLVPTRESYFVRYCKQHSDGTWAIVDVSLDSLRPNPVLRCRRRPSGCLIQEMPNGYSKVIWVEHVEVDDRAVHSIYRPLVNSGLAFGARRWVATLDRQCERLASTMASNIPAGDVGVITSQDGRKSMLKLAERMVISFCAGVSASTAHTWTTLSGSGAEDVRVMTRKSIDDPGRPPGIVLSAATSFWLPVPPKRVFDFLRDENSRNEWDILSNGGVVQEMAHIANGRDPGNSVSLLRVNSANSNQSNMLILQESCTDSTGSYVIYAPVDIVAMNVVLNGGDPDYVALLPSGFAILPDGPTIHGGGSGEVGSGGSLLTVAFQILVDSVPTAKLSLGSVATVNSLIACTVDRIKAAVTCDKNSVV from the exons ATGCCGGCGGGAGTCATGATTCCGGCAAGATACGTGCCGCCGTTAATGGTGAGGAGTGGAGCGGGATTTGGGACGTCTGGGCTTACTCTTGGTCAG CCAAACATGTTAGAGGGCCAACAGCAGCACCTCCCTCACCCTCTTGACATGACCCTCACTCCCGAAAGCGAAATGGTAAAGATGCGAGATGACGACTTCGAGAGCAAATCCGGCAGTGATAACCTCGAAGGTGGGGCGTCCGGGGAGGACCAAGATCCCAATCAACGGCCCAGGAAGAAGCGCTACCATCGCCATACCCAGCATCAGATCCAAGAAATGGAAGC atTTTTCAAAGAATGCCCGCATCCAGATGACAAGCAAAGGAAAGAGCTGAGTCGCGAATTAGGGCTGGAGCCTCTGCAAGTCAAGTTCTGGTTCCAAAACAAGCGCACCCAAATGAAG ACCCAACATGAGCGCCATGAGAACACGCAGTTGcgatctgaaaatgaaaagctccgGACTGAAAACATGCGATATAAAGAAGCTCTAAGCAATGCTTCATGCCCCAACTGCGGTGGCCCCACAGCCCTAGGTGAAATGTCATTCGACGAGCATCATCTGAGGATTGAGAATGTTCGTttacgagaagag ATCGATAGGATTTCGGGGATAGCTGCGAAGTATGTCGGCAAGCCCATG CCAGGAATTGGTGGGGAAATGTATGCTTCAGGCGATCTCCTTAGGTCAGTCTCAGGGCAGTCAGAGATAGAGAAGCCAATGGTTATCGAGCTGGCAGTTGCAGCAATGGAAGAGCTTATAAGAATGGCGCAGCTCGGAGAGCCCTTATGGCTGCCGGACCTTGATGGGTCTGCTGAGATTCTATGTGAAGATGAATATGTCCGAACATTTCCTAGGGGTATTGGACCAAAACCATTTGGGCTGAAATCAGAGGCTTCTCGTGAATCGGCGGTCGTGATTATGAATCATATCAACCTTGTTGAGATCCTTATGGATGTG AATCAATGGTCAAGCGTATTCTCTGGCATCGTCTCGAGGGCTATAACACTGGAAGTCCTATCAACTGGAGTAGCTGGGAACTATAATGGAGCATTGCAAGTG ATGTCAGCAGAATTCCAAGTCCCGTCCCCATTAGTACCAACTCGAGAGAGTTACTTTGTAAGGTACTGTAAACAGCATTCAGATGGAACATGGGCAATCGTTGATGTTTCATTGGATAGTTTACGCCCTAACCCTGTGTTGAGATGTCGAAGAAGGCCATCAGGCTGTTTGATCCAAGAAATGCCAAATGGTTACTCGAAG GTTATATGGGTGGAACATGTGGAAGTCGATGACAGAGCTGTTCACAGTATTTACAGACCGCTCGTTAACTCGGGTCTTGCATTTGGGGCAAGAAGATGGGTCGCCACTTTAGATCGACAGTGTGAGCGCCTTGCGAGTACCATGGCCAGTAACATTCCTGCTGGAGATGTTGGCG TGATCACAAGTCAAGATGGGAGAAAGAGCATGCTGAAGCTTGCTGAGAGGATGGTCATTAGCTTTTGTGCTGGGGTTAGTGCTTCAACTGCTCACACATGGACTACTCTATCAGGAAGTGGGGCTGAAGATGTTAGGGTCATGACTAGAAAGAGCATTGATGATCCTGGAAGGCCCCCTGGTATTGTACTAAGTGCTGCAACTTCCTTCTGGCTTCCAGTTCCACCCAAGAGAGTCTTCGATTTCCTTCGCGATGAGAATTCTAGAAACGAG TGGGACATCCTGTCAAATGGTGGTGTCGTTCAAGAAATGGCCCACATTGCCAATGGCCGAGATCCAGGGAACTCCGTTTCTCTATTGCGCGTAAAT AGCGCGAATTCAAACCAGAGCAACATGCTGATATTACAAGAGAGTTGCACCGATTCAACGGGCTCTTACGTAATTTATGCACCTGTGGACATCGTTGCAATGAATGTGGTTCTCAACGGCGGTGATCCGGACTATGTTGCGCTTCTGCCTTCGGGATTTGCCATACTTCCTGATGGGCCCACAATTCATGGAGGAGGAAGTGGCGAGGTGGGGTCCGGTGGATCTCTCCTGACCGTCGCATTTCAAATCTTGGTCGATTCGGTGCCAACAGCGAAGCTATCGCTCGGATCGGTGGCGACGGTTAATAGTCTAATAGCTTGCACCGTGGATAGGATCAAAGCTGCGGTTACATGTGACAAGAATTCGGTCGTCTAA
- the LOC131239325 gene encoding homeobox-leucine zipper protein ROC2-like isoform X3, which translates to MFQPNMLEGQQQHLPHPLDMTLTPESEMVKMRDDDFESKSGSDNLEGGASGEDQDPNQRPRKKRYHRHTQHQIQEMEAFFKECPHPDDKQRKELSRELGLEPLQVKFWFQNKRTQMKTQHERHENTQLRSENEKLRTENMRYKEALSNASCPNCGGPTALGEMSFDEHHLRIENVRLREEIDRISGIAAKYVGKPMVPYPPIPPSIPQRSSLDLAVGNFGVQPGIGGEMYASGDLLRSVSGQSEIEKPMVIELAVAAMEELIRMAQLGEPLWLPDLDGSAEILCEDEYVRTFPRGIGPKPFGLKSEASRESAVVIMNHINLVEILMDVNQWSSVFSGIVSRAITLEVLSTGVAGNYNGALQVMSAEFQVPSPLVPTRESYFVRYCKQHSDGTWAIVDVSLDSLRPNPVLRCRRRPSGCLIQEMPNGYSKVIWVEHVEVDDRAVHSIYRPLVNSGLAFGARRWVATLDRQCERLASTMASNIPAGDVGVITSQDGRKSMLKLAERMVISFCAGVSASTAHTWTTLSGSGAEDVRVMTRKSIDDPGRPPGIVLSAATSFWLPVPPKRVFDFLRDENSRNEWDILSNGGVVQEMAHIANGRDPGNSVSLLRVNSANSNQSNMLILQESCTDSTGSYVIYAPVDIVAMNVVLNGGDPDYVALLPSGFAILPDGPTIHGGGSGEVGSGGSLLTVAFQILVDSVPTAKLSLGSVATVNSLIACTVDRIKAAVTCDKNSVV; encoded by the exons ATGTTCCAGCCAAACATGTTAGAGGGCCAACAGCAGCACCTCCCTCACCCTCTTGACATGACCCTCACTCCCGAAAGCGAAATGGTAAAGATGCGAGATGACGACTTCGAGAGCAAATCCGGCAGTGATAACCTCGAAGGTGGGGCGTCCGGGGAGGACCAAGATCCCAATCAACGGCCCAGGAAGAAGCGCTACCATCGCCATACCCAGCATCAGATCCAAGAAATGGAAGC atTTTTCAAAGAATGCCCGCATCCAGATGACAAGCAAAGGAAAGAGCTGAGTCGCGAATTAGGGCTGGAGCCTCTGCAAGTCAAGTTCTGGTTCCAAAACAAGCGCACCCAAATGAAG ACCCAACATGAGCGCCATGAGAACACGCAGTTGcgatctgaaaatgaaaagctccgGACTGAAAACATGCGATATAAAGAAGCTCTAAGCAATGCTTCATGCCCCAACTGCGGTGGCCCCACAGCCCTAGGTGAAATGTCATTCGACGAGCATCATCTGAGGATTGAGAATGTTCGTttacgagaagag ATCGATAGGATTTCGGGGATAGCTGCGAAGTATGTCGGCAAGCCCATGGTACCGTATCCTCCAATCCCACCTTCCATTCCTCAACGTTCTTCACTTGATCTTGCGGTTGGGAATTTCGGGGTGCAGCCAGGAATTGGTGGGGAAATGTATGCTTCAGGCGATCTCCTTAGGTCAGTCTCAGGGCAGTCAGAGATAGAGAAGCCAATGGTTATCGAGCTGGCAGTTGCAGCAATGGAAGAGCTTATAAGAATGGCGCAGCTCGGAGAGCCCTTATGGCTGCCGGACCTTGATGGGTCTGCTGAGATTCTATGTGAAGATGAATATGTCCGAACATTTCCTAGGGGTATTGGACCAAAACCATTTGGGCTGAAATCAGAGGCTTCTCGTGAATCGGCGGTCGTGATTATGAATCATATCAACCTTGTTGAGATCCTTATGGATGTG AATCAATGGTCAAGCGTATTCTCTGGCATCGTCTCGAGGGCTATAACACTGGAAGTCCTATCAACTGGAGTAGCTGGGAACTATAATGGAGCATTGCAAGTG ATGTCAGCAGAATTCCAAGTCCCGTCCCCATTAGTACCAACTCGAGAGAGTTACTTTGTAAGGTACTGTAAACAGCATTCAGATGGAACATGGGCAATCGTTGATGTTTCATTGGATAGTTTACGCCCTAACCCTGTGTTGAGATGTCGAAGAAGGCCATCAGGCTGTTTGATCCAAGAAATGCCAAATGGTTACTCGAAG GTTATATGGGTGGAACATGTGGAAGTCGATGACAGAGCTGTTCACAGTATTTACAGACCGCTCGTTAACTCGGGTCTTGCATTTGGGGCAAGAAGATGGGTCGCCACTTTAGATCGACAGTGTGAGCGCCTTGCGAGTACCATGGCCAGTAACATTCCTGCTGGAGATGTTGGCG TGATCACAAGTCAAGATGGGAGAAAGAGCATGCTGAAGCTTGCTGAGAGGATGGTCATTAGCTTTTGTGCTGGGGTTAGTGCTTCAACTGCTCACACATGGACTACTCTATCAGGAAGTGGGGCTGAAGATGTTAGGGTCATGACTAGAAAGAGCATTGATGATCCTGGAAGGCCCCCTGGTATTGTACTAAGTGCTGCAACTTCCTTCTGGCTTCCAGTTCCACCCAAGAGAGTCTTCGATTTCCTTCGCGATGAGAATTCTAGAAACGAG TGGGACATCCTGTCAAATGGTGGTGTCGTTCAAGAAATGGCCCACATTGCCAATGGCCGAGATCCAGGGAACTCCGTTTCTCTATTGCGCGTAAAT AGCGCGAATTCAAACCAGAGCAACATGCTGATATTACAAGAGAGTTGCACCGATTCAACGGGCTCTTACGTAATTTATGCACCTGTGGACATCGTTGCAATGAATGTGGTTCTCAACGGCGGTGATCCGGACTATGTTGCGCTTCTGCCTTCGGGATTTGCCATACTTCCTGATGGGCCCACAATTCATGGAGGAGGAAGTGGCGAGGTGGGGTCCGGTGGATCTCTCCTGACCGTCGCATTTCAAATCTTGGTCGATTCGGTGCCAACAGCGAAGCTATCGCTCGGATCGGTGGCGACGGTTAATAGTCTAATAGCTTGCACCGTGGATAGGATCAAAGCTGCGGTTACATGTGACAAGAATTCGGTCGTCTAA